The window TTAAGGGGTGTTAGCTCAGCTTGGTTAGAGTGCCTGCCTGTCACGCAGGAGGTCGCGAGTTCAAGTCTCGTACACCCCGATACTTACAGGCTGCTTTATAATAAGCAGCTTTTTTTGTTGTCAGCCACCAATTTTTGACATTGAATGCAATGTCATTCCCGAACAGTTAAATACCGTATCATCACATTGAGTTAAAGAATGCTCTTTCTTTTTATGTAATACTGCCTGTTGAATAACTTCTTTTATATCCTTTTGAAACTGTCCCCTGAGTATGTTTTTTACATTATATTCTGTGGTATCATGAAGGCATGCGCGCAGCATCCCATCTGGTGTTACTCGCAAACGGTTGCATCGAGAACAAAATCTGTGTGACACTGCAGGTATTATGCCAATGTTTATTATGTGTGATTTTCCTTTTGGCTGGAATTTGTACATGGCAGCAACATGGGTATCGCTTTGTGTTTTGCGCTGTAATGTACCCAATGTATGTAATGCATTTATCAATGTATCAGCACTTACAAACGGCACCGGGTCATTGCTAAGTGGCATGCGTTCAATAAATCGTATTGCATCAACATGTGTTGCAAAATTAACTAATTGTTCAAGTTCATCAAGTGTTGAATTCATAATGACAGCATTGATTTTGCACTCAACACCAGGTAATAATGAAACTTTTTCTATACCTCTTACTACCCTGTCTAATCCATTGACCCCTGTTATTTTTGTAAATGTAGTAGGATCAAGCGTATCAAGGCTCACATTAACTTTCTGTACATTATATTCTTTGATGGCATTGACAAAGTTTTCAAGCAACATCCCGTTGGTGGTTATACATATCTCCAAATCATTATGATTACTGCGTACCTGTTTCACTATATCAAAAAAGCCTTTTCTAAGCAACGGCTCACCGCCAGTAAAGCGTACCTTTTTTATCCCAAGTGAAACAAATATATCAACAAGCTGTACTATTTCTTCATTACGCAATATCTGGTGATGTGGTAGCCACTGAACTGGACCAGGCATGCAATATACACAACGTAAATTGCAGTGGTCGGTCACCGAAATGCGCACATAATCTATATTCCTGCCAAAGCTATCAACTAGCATTATTACCACCTGAATGTATACATTGCATATACAGCACCCTTGTCATCTGTTCCAAAAGAAATTGTAGTGGCACTTGTATATGTTGGCAATCGTTCTTCATTTAACTCCTGTACATGGTACCAGGTAAAAAGCCATGATGTAACATATATAGCAGCATTTGCTACAATACTCAAAGTAAAATAATGTGCTGCTCTGTCGTACGCATAGCCAAATTCCTTGACAGTTTTATATCCACCCTCGGGGTCTTTAAATAGCAATTCATGCTGTGGGTCAATTGTTTGGTTTGCCTTTTTTGCCGAACGATACAACGAACCACGGTAATGCCAATAATTATAGTAATAGTACATTGCGTACACTCCAGAAACCTTAAGTCCCGCAAACACCGCCGCATACTCATAATGGCCTGTATAGATGTGCCCGCCTCCGGGCAAAATGTCATAGGCTAAAGCTTTCCATAAATTTAATGGCTCATCCGTTTTTTCAAATGTAAACGGTTGTTGCGCAAATGATGTGTGTGTACACAAAATTATAAAAAGAATTAATGCTACTGTGCGATAATTCATACTATAAATCCCTTATCATATAACTATCAATTGTAAAGACGCCATGCATGGCGTCTCTTTAGGCGCCACACGTGGCGTCTCTCTAGACGCCATGCGTAGCGTCTCTCTAGGCGCCATGCGTGGCGTCTCTCTAGGCACCACACATGGCGTCTCTACTGAATAACACCACTGACCACCTCACTGTGGTCACTTTCCCTGCCGCCATCATGCGATGTCATCCACAGATACACCGGCCCATGATAAGAAGAAGAAACCTTTATTGCTACAACTTTGGGATCAACACCTGGATCAAAATCGGTTTCCGCTGTATATCCCACATAATAGCGTATATCATAGTATAACGTTGGGTCAGTGAATAGCGCGGGATCAGTTGCTGATATGTACACAAGGTAATAGAGGTTTTCATTAGTTCCAGTATCAGGATCGTAGGTAACTAAATTACCATTATCCAGCTTATCAGTATAAAATGTTAATTCAATCGTATGGCCATCAATAGTGATTGATATATCAACCGGTGGTGTGGGCTTTTGGCCGCCTTTGACTTTTGCAAGGTTGTTGTAGTATTCCTCATCCACAGGTTCATGCAGGCAACCGGTTGCCAGTGCTATCGCCAAAATTAAAAATGTGATGTTATTTTTTAAGTTCATGAAGGTACAGATAATTTTTCCTAAAATAGTGGTTATCCGGCTTTAGCAAAGCTGCTTTACCAATATACTCATAACCTAAAGCAAAGTCACCTTTAAGGATACGCGCCACGCCATAATTGTTGAGCACTGCTGGTTCATTGGAAGCTATAATAGTTTGCAGTTGGGTAAGCGCATCATCAACATTCCCGTTTACTAAATGTAAAACTGCTCTATTATTAATGTGTGCAATATCACTATTACTGGATATATATGCAATATAGGCGTTAAATTGTACCTTCAATGTTAGCACATCGCTTTCAGCATGTGGTACCGTAACTGTGGTTATGCATCGCAGTGTGTGGTACCGGTATGTACATGCACCAGCAACAAGCACAACGCTACACAGCACAGCTGTCTTCAATAGCCTGTGCAACATTGAGCATCACCTTTTCATTAAAATGCTGTGCCATTATCTGCACGCCTATAGGCATGCCACTTTTATCTTTTGTCACAGGCACCGACATGCCGGGAATACCTGCAAGATTTGCCTGTATGGTCAGGATATCAGCCATATACAATGACAGCGGGTCAGAGATCTTTTCGCCAATGCCAAATGCTGTTGTGGTGGTAACCGGCGCAACGATGCAATCGCATGTGCTAAATGCTTTGGTAAAATCGTCTATGATAAGGCGCCTACCCTTCAATGCCTTCAAATAATAGGCATCGTAGTAGCCAGAACTTAAAGCAAATGTCCCCAGGATGATGCGCCGTTTAACTTCTTTGCCAAATCCTTCCTGCCGTGTTTTCACATACAGTTCTTTGAGCTTCTGAATATTTTTTGAGCGATAGCCGTAGCGCACACCGTCGTAACGGGCTAAATTTGATGAAGCCTCAGCAGTTGCTATCAGGTAATAAATGGGCACCGCATAGTCAGTATATTGCAGCGAAATCTGTTGTATGTGCGCTCCCTGCAATTCCAATTTTTTTAACACATCTTTGACTGCAGTTGCTATCGCCTCATCAACACCATTAAAATATTCCTGTGGCACCCCTATGCGCAATCCTTTAATATCCCCTGTGATAGCTGTTGAATCAAAATCCACTGGCTTATTAATAGATGTAGCATCCCGCACATCCACTCCCGATATGACTGCAAGCACATCAGCTGCATCCCTCACTGTGCGTGCAAAGGTGCCTATCTGGTCAAGCGACGATGCGTACGCTACAAGCCCATAGCGTGATACCCTGCCGTACGTTGGCTTTATCCCTACAACACCACAGAATGCAGCCGGTTGCCGAATAGAACCGCCGGTGTCAGAGCCAAGCGCCACCGGAGCAATTCCTGCTGCTACCGCTGCAGCCGAACCACCGCTGCTTCCGCCAGGAACCTTTTGTGTGTCCACAGGGTTTTTTGTGGGACCAAAGAATGAGGTCTCCGTGGTTGATCCCATGGCAAATTCATCCAGATTGGTCTTCCCCAAAAGCACAAAACCAGCATCACGTAACTTTTGATACGCTGTGGCATTGTATGGCGGGATAAAATTTTGCAAAATGCCCGATGCACAGGTAGTCAGCACTCCTTTAGTGCATATATTGTCTTTTATTGCTATAGGAATGCCATCAAACTTAGACAGTGGTGTGCCGTTTTTACGTCGCTGGTCTGATTCTTGTGCTTGCGCTAACGCTTCATCGTGTGGCACTGTGATATATGCATTAATATCTTTTTTTTCTTCTATAGCTTGTAAGTATGCAGTCACTATTTCAACGGAAGTTGTTTGACCGCTTTCAAGCAATTGTAGTAACTGAGCTATTGTTTTCTCTACCATATATAATTATTTCCTCCACAAAAAATTGGACTATGAAATATCATAATGAATGAGCAAAGCCATTCAAGGATTTCACTACTAAAGATTTTACATTCCACCCCTGATGCTATTTTCAAAATGACTATGCCAATGTATTTTCTTCATGTTGGTTATCACCAGTGGCAATTACCAGCAACTAATCAACACGTCATAGTATAATTACTGCATAACATTCTTGTCATGCTGATAATTATGTCAAATTAATTTATTGCAAATTTCATGTAACTATCGCCCCATTGTAAACCCCACAATTACTGTTGATAATTATTTGACTAAAATCATACTATAGTATAAAGTAGTTATATGCTAAAACATTAATTTATTATAATCACAGGATACTGTATGAAAAAGCATATTGTTTATCTGATAGCTCTTGTTTTGTTTTTTGGCTGTTATAAAAAATCAGTTGTACTTAATCCCAATGATATTCACTATATAATTAGTACCTTCTTAAACGAGCATGTGCTCTACCATGAGTTTGACGATACTATTTCACAGCGTACTTTGAATAACCTTTTATCCTCTATTGATCCTGGGAAATATTACTTTTATAAAAGCGACGTTGATACCTTTACTAAAAAGTATGATACTTTTATAGATGATTTTACTAAAAAAGAGGATTTTTCCTTTCTTGATGAGATCTTTACTACGTACCGCAACCGTGTGAATGAAGTAAACAACATTATCGACGATCTTTTACAGCAGCACTACACATTTACCCAGGATGAAACCATTAATTTAGACAGTGATAAAATACCATATGCAAAAGATAAAAATGAGCTTAAAGAACGGTGGCGTAAAAATATCAAGTTACAGCTTTTAAACTACCAAACTGCTGAAAACATGAATGAAGAGCAGGCAAAGGAAAAGTTAAAACGTAAGTTCTATCTTAACAACAAACGGATACAGGAATTTGATAGGGCAAAACAATTCTCTGTGTTCCTTAACGCATTTTCAATGGCACTTGACCCTCACACCAATTATTTGACGCAGGAAGAGCATGAAGACTTCATGATATCCAATAACCTTAAGCTTGAAGGCATTGGCGTTCAGCTGAGATGGGAAGATGGGTACACCATAGTTGACCGCATTATCCCTGGTGGTGCTGCTGATAAGCTTCCAAAAGAATTGCAACTTCAACCCAATGACCGCATCGTAGCGGTGGCTCAGGGCAATGATGAGGCAGTTGATGTTGTTGATATGGACCTGCGTGATGTTGTAAAGATGATTCGCGGCAAAAAAGGTACCCTTGTTAAACTAACAATTATCAGGATTAATCCCGACAGCAAAGATCAAAAGCGCATGGTAGTGCCCATAGTACGTGAAGAAATTAACCTAGAAGACAGTGCTGTAAAATCCGAAGTGTTCCAGCCTGAGAACGGCCCTGCTATCGGTTATATTAAAATACCTTCCTTTTACGTTGATATTTCACAGCAAGGATTTGGCGAGGGAAGAAGTTCTACCGCCGACACTATCATGCAATTAAATACTCTGGTAAAGAAGAATGTTTCATGCATAGTAGTTGACCTTCGCGGGAACCCCGGCGGAGCATTGAGCGAAGCATTAAAACTGGCTGGGCTTTTTATTGACGCAGGCCCTGTCATGCAGGTGTACGATAGCTCCGGCAATGTTCAGTCGCTGGATGATCCAATACCGGGAGTATACTACAGCGGGCCGCTTGTTGTGCTGATTGACAAATTTAGTGCCAGTGCCTCGGAAATATTTGCGGGTGCCATTCGCGATTACCGCCGGGGACTTATCATTGGTACTGATGCAACATTTGGGAAAGGCACTGTGCAAACATACAAAGAACTGTACCAGAAAAAAGGCGCTATTAAGATTACCAATGCCATATTCTACCAGCCATCTGGCACTTCAAATCAGCTTAATGGGATAAAACCCGATATTACTGTACCTGATATTACTACAATATGGGATATTGGCGAAAACAAGCTTAAATATGCGCTGCAGTGGAAACAGATTCCTCCTGCTGCCTATACACCCTACAGGAATTATATTTCCGCTGATGTTATTGCACTACTCAGAAGCCGTTCCGACAACCGTTTACAGAATGATACAAAGTATGCAAAGCTGTTACTGGAAATTAAAGACTTAAAGCAAAAATTGCAATCAAAGGAAATAAGCCTTAAAGATGAAAGCAGTATTGAACAGCGCAAGAAGGACCTTGAAAGCTCAATCCGAAAAGGTAAAAAAGAAAAGCTTATTGATCTTGAAAATGACATCTTTTTACAGGAAGCATTTAGAATCACTGCTGATTATATCAAAGTGTTGCACTGATTACGGCATGTTAATGGTAATGGTGTAGTGCTGTCTTTGCTGTAATGCTTTCATATATTCATGTAACTGTGACACTGCCCCATCAGGGTTAAGGATAACTGCATCTATACCCGCAAGTAAACACTGCTCATAGATGTTTTGTATATGAACGTTGCGTGAGGTAAGATGTGACTGAAACAATGCAACCAGCGTTATATCATAGTTGGGCAACGATTTATATATAAGCTCAATGCGTTCGCTAACATTTCTCAATCCCGGGCACCACGACTTAAATGAATACGCATACAAAAGCTCATAATACATATTCTGAGATGATGTATGACATGATATATCAAACTGGCGCCTTCCATTACAGCTGTCATCCTCGGCAATAGTTATACCACAGTGACGAATTTCATCAAGTATCTCCCAATCCCTGTAATCATTATAGATGAGCATTTTTATCTTTGATTCATCACCTGTACACTGGTATAATTCAATGGCGTGGTAAAGCTTTTGTAATAGCTGTATGCTTTGCTCTGGCTCAAGAGTAAATGCTGCATCACACAGTAATTGCAGTTCTTTTTGGGTAAATGCACTGTTATACATGGTGGTGAGTGCACGCATTATTTTTCGTATTTCTTCATAGGTTGCAACTGCTTGCGTTAGTTTTTCGTTGTCTGGGTATTCATGTGTTACACCAAGGCTTTGTAATAGTGACCAAAGAATTGAATGAAGATTAACCACTGCATCTTGGGCAAACCCTTCATAGTGTGAAACAGTAATGATATTTAATGTATGCAATACTTCCTGTGGGATGTTGTTACACTCTTTTGGCACAATGAGCATATCAGCTAAACTCAAGTACTCTATAGCTTGAGTATACATTTCACTATTGTGTCCACACAATGCATTCAGAACCCATCGTGGCAATTTACTCACTACACATCC of the Spirochaetota bacterium genome contains:
- the moaA gene encoding GTP 3',8-cyclase MoaA; amino-acid sequence: MLVDSFGRNIDYVRISVTDHCNLRCVYCMPGPVQWLPHHQILRNEEIVQLVDIFVSLGIKKVRFTGGEPLLRKGFFDIVKQVRSNHNDLEICITTNGMLLENFVNAIKEYNVQKVNVSLDTLDPTTFTKITGVNGLDRVVRGIEKVSLLPGVECKINAVIMNSTLDELEQLVNFATHVDAIRFIERMPLSNDPVPFVSADTLINALHTLGTLQRKTQSDTHVAAMYKFQPKGKSHIINIGIIPAVSHRFCSRCNRLRVTPDGMLRACLHDTTEYNVKNILRGQFQKDIKEVIQQAVLHKKKEHSLTQCDDTVFNCSGMTLHSMSKIGG
- the gatA gene encoding Asp-tRNA(Asn)/Glu-tRNA(Gln) amidotransferase subunit GatA — protein: MVEKTIAQLLQLLESGQTTSVEIVTAYLQAIEEKKDINAYITVPHDEALAQAQESDQRRKNGTPLSKFDGIPIAIKDNICTKGVLTTCASGILQNFIPPYNATAYQKLRDAGFVLLGKTNLDEFAMGSTTETSFFGPTKNPVDTQKVPGGSSGGSAAAVAAGIAPVALGSDTGGSIRQPAAFCGVVGIKPTYGRVSRYGLVAYASSLDQIGTFARTVRDAADVLAVISGVDVRDATSINKPVDFDSTAITGDIKGLRIGVPQEYFNGVDEAIATAVKDVLKKLELQGAHIQQISLQYTDYAVPIYYLIATAEASSNLARYDGVRYGYRSKNIQKLKELYVKTRQEGFGKEVKRRIILGTFALSSGYYDAYYLKALKGRRLIIDDFTKAFSTCDCIVAPVTTTTAFGIGEKISDPLSLYMADILTIQANLAGIPGMSVPVTKDKSGMPIGVQIMAQHFNEKVMLNVAQAIEDSCAV
- a CDS encoding carboxy terminal-processing peptidase — protein: MKKHIVYLIALVLFFGCYKKSVVLNPNDIHYIISTFLNEHVLYHEFDDTISQRTLNNLLSSIDPGKYYFYKSDVDTFTKKYDTFIDDFTKKEDFSFLDEIFTTYRNRVNEVNNIIDDLLQQHYTFTQDETINLDSDKIPYAKDKNELKERWRKNIKLQLLNYQTAENMNEEQAKEKLKRKFYLNNKRIQEFDRAKQFSVFLNAFSMALDPHTNYLTQEEHEDFMISNNLKLEGIGVQLRWEDGYTIVDRIIPGGAADKLPKELQLQPNDRIVAVAQGNDEAVDVVDMDLRDVVKMIRGKKGTLVKLTIIRINPDSKDQKRMVVPIVREEINLEDSAVKSEVFQPENGPAIGYIKIPSFYVDISQQGFGEGRSSTADTIMQLNTLVKKNVSCIVVDLRGNPGGALSEALKLAGLFIDAGPVMQVYDSSGNVQSLDDPIPGVYYSGPLVVLIDKFSASASEIFAGAIRDYRRGLIIGTDATFGKGTVQTYKELYQKKGAIKITNAIFYQPSGTSNQLNGIKPDITVPDITTIWDIGENKLKYALQWKQIPPAAYTPYRNYISADVIALLRSRSDNRLQNDTKYAKLLLEIKDLKQKLQSKEISLKDESSIEQRKKDLESSIRKGKKEKLIDLENDIFLQEAFRITADYIKVLH
- a CDS encoding 2-hydroxyacyl-CoA dehydratase family protein — its product is MSKSKILIEIHKALDELFARFSALKNTGKKIIFTQCDSIPYEVFAAHGCVVSKLPRWVLNALCGHNSEMYTQAIEYLSLADMLIVPKECNNIPQEVLHTLNIITVSHYEGFAQDAVVNLHSILWSLLQSLGVTHEYPDNEKLTQAVATYEEIRKIMRALTTMYNSAFTQKELQLLCDAAFTLEPEQSIQLLQKLYHAIELYQCTGDESKIKMLIYNDYRDWEILDEIRHCGITIAEDDSCNGRRQFDISCHTSSQNMYYELLYAYSFKSWCPGLRNVSERIELIYKSLPNYDITLVALFQSHLTSRNVHIQNIYEQCLLAGIDAVILNPDGAVSQLHEYMKALQQRQHYTITINMP